One part of the Plodia interpunctella isolate USDA-ARS_2022_Savannah chromosome 28, ilPloInte3.2, whole genome shotgun sequence genome encodes these proteins:
- the LOC128681698 gene encoding uncharacterized protein LOC128681698, which yields MGRTVAKSARGRSLTPRGKKSTGGDNEEVGEKTVISRSESLYFSDGESDGDSDGSIWLPDVMTTGKERGQASKRKASEDVEEAERASNKVSSATRGRAAHRGSYAGTAETKERLRDLSADYAQFERELEKAGTSRYLKASEKSGKRCLVDEHLEVVRAAAQKVLAEAGKSGNLKGTAWRAMNEACHDIIVAAGKIEAQCEESEAVRILRADNKRMREQLSLLEQETKALRTAFAERTSSALNEAQPAVGAPSLEDIRGLLSEWKESFERNMFLKLGGMVNDRLKEAEKRGFLAPEPIVRPPLAADKRKEAEPSAPKAGRSYAGAVAGATLMPPARPGPAPKATPAKKQPQQVTVQAQTPTGQSIEVPPPQEGEQGWAEVVKKGKKRGNKASPSAQPEPTLVKAPKASAQPPKKVKFAAPKTSAVVVTLKPESKLDYRTVISRATTIDLSSIGVDHVAAVRGTATGARIIEIPGANSGAAADSLAEKLREVIGTEAEVTRPFKAAQIRVSGFDEGVTPEALKDATARAGKCPPGQVKVGNIRISPDMTAAVIITCPVAAANALIDEGRLLVGWTAAKVRGLEALPMRCFRCMGIGHTRALCPSPVDRSELCHRCGKAGHISSACEASEPWCAVCYAHKLAAKHIMGGPSCNPPRTRGKLAPNKGTPEGTTMEH from the coding sequence ATGGGTAGGACGGTGGCCAAATCTGCACGGGGAAGATCTCTGACCCCAAGGGGGAAGAAATCGACTGGGGGGGATAACGAGGAGGTAGGCGAGAAGACTGTGATCAGCCGGTCAGAGTCTCTCTACTTCTCGGACGGCGAATCGGACGGTGACTCGGATGGGTCAATCTGGCTCCCGGACGTAATGACGACCGGGAAGGAGCGGGGCCAAGCCTCAAAGAGGAAGGCATCAGAGGACGTGGAGGAGGCCGAAAGGGCTTCCAACAAGGTTTCCTCAGCCACGAGAGGCCGGGCTGCTCATCGGGGCTCCTACGCTGGCACGGCCGAGACCAAAGAGAGGCTCCGGGACCTGTCTGCGGACTATGCCCAATTTGAGCGCGAGCTCGAGAAGGCTGGTACCAGCAGGTACCTGAAGGCTAGTGAGAAGAGCGGGAAGAGGTGCCTCGTTGACGAGCACCTGGAGGTGGTGAGGGCGGCCGCCCAGAAGGTTTTGGCGGAGGCCGGAAAATCCGGCAACCTAAAGGGGACGGCATGGCGGGCCATGAACGAGGCCTGCCATGACATAATTGTGGCGGCCGGAAAGATCGAGGCTCAGTGCGAGGAGTCGGAGGCTGTCCGCATACTCAGGGCGGACAACAAGAGGATGCGGGAGCAGCTTTCGCTCCTCGAGCAGGAGACGAAGGCCCTGCGCACGGCCTTTGCCGAGCGCACGTCATCGGCGCTGAATGAGGCCCAACCAGCGGTGGGTGCCCCCTCGCTGGAGGACATTAGGGGACTCCTCTCTGAATGGAAGGAGTCCTTTGAAAGGAACATGTTCCTCAAGCTGGGGGGCATGGTTAATGACCGCCTCAAGGAGGCAGAGAAAAGGGGCTTTTTGGCCCCTGAACCGATTGTCCGGCCGCCTCTGGCAGCCGATAAGAGGAAGGAGGCCGAACCGTCGGCCCCAAAAGCTGGGAGGAGCTATGCCGGTGCAGTTGCGGGGGCTACCCTGATGCCCCCAGCACGACCTGGGCCTGCACCCAAAGCTACACCAGCCAAAAAGCAGCCCCAACAGGTGACGGTCCAGGCCCAGACACCCACTGGGCAATCGATTGAAGTACCTCCGCCTCAGGAAGGTGAACAAGGGTGGGCTGAGGTTGTCAAAAAGGGAAAAAAGAGGGGGAACAAAGCCTCCCCTTCTGCCCAGCCTGAGCCTACCCTAGTGAAGGCCCCCAAGGCGAGCGCACAGCCGcctaaaaaagtaaaatttgccGCACCCAAGACTTCGGCAGTGGTGGTGACCCTCAAGCCGGAATCTAAACTGGATTACCGCACGGTGATATCGAGGGCCACCACTATTGACCTGTCGTCAATTGGAGTGGATCATGTGGCGGCTGTTCGTGGCACGGCAACGGGGGCCCGCATTATTGAAATACCCGGGGCTAACAGTGGGGCTGCGGCGGACAGCCTCGCAGAGAAGCTCCGGGAGGTCATAGGGACTGAGGCGGAGGTCACAAGGCCGTTCAAGGCGGCCCAAATAAGGGTCTCTGGATTTGACGAGGGAGTAACGCCAGAGGCCCTTAAAGATGCCACAGCGAGGGCAGGAAAATGTCCACCGGGACAAGTTAAAGTGGGCAACATCCGCATATCACCAGATATGACTGCGGCGGTGATTATCACTTGCCCCGTGGCGGCTGCCAACGCCCTAATTGACGAGGGGCGTCTCCTCGTTGGTTGGACGGCCGCCAAGGTCAGAGGGCTGGAGGCCTTGCCCATGCGGTGCTTCCGGTGCATGGGCATAGGCCACACCAGAGCCCTCTGCCCGTCCCCGGTGGACAGATCAGAGTTATGCCATCGCTGTGGCAAAGCAGGGCACATTTCGTCTGCGTGCGAGGCCAGTGAACCCTGGTGCGCGGTGTGCTATGCGCACAAGCTGGCCGCCAAACACATTATGGGCGGCCCCTCGTGCAATCCCCCGCGCACACGGGGCAAACTGGCCCCAAATAAGGGAACCCCTGAGGGCACCACCATGGAGCACTAA